The following proteins come from a genomic window of Vallitaleaceae bacterium 9-2:
- a CDS encoding TIGR02530 family flagellar biosynthesis protein — MIINNQMAKSIQQLGQVTQTNAVKPTGRQIGQGEFQKILNQQLDQKNELKFSKHASMRLESRRINFSANQIERLQNGLESARNKGVKESLMLVDDVALIVNVENATVVTALNKDESKEHVFTNIDGALLL, encoded by the coding sequence ATGATTATTAATAATCAAATGGCAAAATCGATTCAACAGTTAGGACAAGTAACCCAGACAAATGCAGTGAAACCTACTGGACGTCAAATTGGTCAGGGTGAGTTCCAAAAAATTCTTAATCAACAGTTGGATCAAAAGAATGAATTAAAATTTTCAAAGCATGCAAGTATGCGTTTAGAGTCAAGACGTATCAACTTCAGTGCTAACCAAATAGAACGTTTGCAAAACGGATTGGAAAGTGCTAGAAATAAAGGGGTTAAGGAATCCTTAATGCTTGTTGATGATGTTGCATTGATTGTAAATGTTGAAAATGCAACGGTAGTGACTGCTTTGAATAAAGATGAAAGCAAAGAACACGTTTTTACAAATATTGACGGTGCTTTATTACTGTAG
- a CDS encoding flagellar hook capping FlgD N-terminal domain-containing protein, translating to MAAVDAVQQMLDKYGQKEVASTQSNDFLGKDAFLNLLVTQMKYQDPLEPTSNEDFLAQMAQFSSLEQMKNLNTTVQLSQANSLIDKYVKGVAINNTSGKQTEVLGIVDAVNLKNGVPYLVVGEQEIELSSVSTVISDFGSETVAMIEAIEASGAKIEEIEALLRKLLGEEDPDAGDGTDTGDGTDTGDGTDTGDGSEENIVE from the coding sequence ATGGCGGCAGTAGACGCAGTACAGCAAATGCTGGATAAATATGGACAAAAAGAAGTGGCCTCAACGCAATCCAATGATTTTTTGGGTAAAGATGCATTCTTAAATCTGCTAGTTACTCAGATGAAATACCAAGATCCGTTGGAACCAACAAGCAATGAAGATTTTTTAGCTCAAATGGCTCAATTCTCTTCACTTGAACAAATGAAAAACTTAAATACAACGGTACAGTTGTCACAAGCCAATAGTTTAATTGACAAATACGTCAAAGGTGTAGCTATAAACAATACATCAGGAAAACAAACAGAAGTTCTTGGAATTGTAGATGCAGTTAACCTGAAAAATGGAGTTCCGTATTTGGTAGTTGGTGAACAAGAAATTGAGTTAAGTAGCGTATCAACAGTTATTAGTGACTTTGGAAGTGAAACAGTTGCAATGATTGAAGCTATTGAAGCAAGTGGAGCTAAAATTGAAGAAATTGAAGCGTTATTAAGAAAGTTGCTTGGAGAAGAAGATCCTGATGCTGGTGATGGAACCGATACAGGTGATGGAACGGATACAGGCGATGGAACAGACACAGGCGATGGCAGTGAAGAAAATATAGTAGAATAG
- a CDS encoding flagellar hook-length control protein FliK, translated as MNSIAMNFVANMLNTQTFNEGHYVNRSEQSTSGTKFKDVIQKTQEGITRSNDTQKPTREQELKRYERPNERTTQSLEARVVENEESVVGDNANLETKADIKEVEVLDESALLKGIEQMDTISLEIMQAIADLMNVSIDEIQATLEQLDMKIEDLFDSNQLMKFMTAQMGLDSSTEVLTTEGAMTQYKQVASLMEEFSKPFMELKQWLSEQGVQMTDQSKEQIVLNPETVSEVQPETKQSDMNFSKEESSELFSSKELDKPLVATGTEDKNAMPSGFETTLNQVVTEKVETLVMNGELRTVYTEVTTKDVFDQIVTGLKVEVTQGKQDIILQLQPENLGKIAVNISKENGVMTGQFIAESEAVKSLIEKNVPILKQQLEAQGIDLRDVKIVVGDSKAFFAGKDSERDTQNFQQTMSQNKKRHTRINRVEQMLNEQLEENDGLEQASHIDTEMSSIEFQA; from the coding sequence ATGAATAGTATTGCTATGAACTTCGTAGCAAACATGTTAAACACACAGACATTTAATGAAGGACATTATGTGAATCGTTCAGAGCAAAGTACAAGCGGGACAAAATTTAAAGACGTCATTCAAAAAACTCAAGAAGGCATTACACGTTCTAATGATACGCAAAAGCCCACAAGAGAGCAAGAATTAAAGCGGTATGAACGCCCAAACGAGCGAACAACCCAATCTCTTGAGGCAAGAGTTGTAGAGAACGAAGAAAGTGTCGTGGGTGACAATGCGAACTTGGAGACGAAAGCAGATATCAAGGAAGTAGAAGTGCTTGATGAAAGCGCTCTATTAAAAGGTATTGAGCAGATGGATACCATTTCATTAGAAATCATGCAAGCCATTGCCGATTTAATGAATGTGTCTATTGATGAGATTCAAGCAACGTTAGAACAACTTGACATGAAAATTGAGGACTTGTTTGATAGTAATCAACTGATGAAGTTTATGACAGCTCAGATGGGATTAGATTCTTCAACAGAAGTATTAACGACTGAGGGAGCAATGACCCAATATAAGCAAGTAGCTTCGTTGATGGAAGAGTTTTCCAAACCATTTATGGAACTTAAGCAGTGGTTAAGCGAACAGGGTGTACAAATGACAGATCAAAGTAAAGAGCAAATTGTTCTTAATCCTGAAACTGTTAGCGAAGTGCAACCGGAGACCAAACAGTCAGATATGAATTTTTCCAAAGAAGAATCATCGGAATTATTTAGTTCAAAAGAGCTTGACAAACCATTGGTTGCGACAGGGACTGAAGATAAGAATGCAATGCCTTCAGGATTTGAAACAACATTAAATCAAGTGGTGACGGAAAAAGTTGAAACGTTAGTTATGAATGGTGAACTAAGAACGGTTTACACGGAAGTTACAACAAAAGATGTGTTTGACCAGATTGTTACAGGTTTAAAAGTAGAAGTTACACAGGGTAAACAAGACATTATACTTCAGTTACAACCTGAAAATTTAGGGAAAATTGCGGTGAATATTTCAAAAGAAAATGGCGTCATGACAGGACAATTTATTGCTGAATCAGAGGCGGTAAAGAGTTTGATTGAAAAAAATGTACCCATTTTAAAACAACAACTTGAAGCGCAAGGTATTGATCTTCGAGATGTGAAAATTGTTGTAGGCGATTCAAAAGCTTTTTTTGCCGGGAAAGATAGTGAACGTGATACACAGAATTTTCAACAGACAATGTCTCAAAACAAAAAACGACACACACGGATTAACCGGGTGGAGCAAATGCTCAATGAACAATTAGAGGAAAACGATGGCTTAGAACAAGCAAGTCATATAGATACTGAAATGAGTTCAATTGAGTTTCAAGCCTAG
- the fliJ gene encoding flagellar export protein FliJ — translation MAKFHFSMEKILQVKKKLEKQKQLELGKAMQALNEGRLRLESMEVHLYEANEDFKIKIGSGRVHHLEIKSAHERIRYYHESINEQKKEIQSLEAKVEQAKDVLKKALQERKIFESLKEKAYEAYIEQEKIDEAKQLDEIVSYKYRNS, via the coding sequence ATGGCTAAATTTCATTTTTCGATGGAAAAAATACTTCAAGTGAAAAAGAAATTGGAAAAACAAAAACAATTAGAACTTGGCAAAGCTATGCAAGCATTAAATGAGGGGCGTCTGCGCTTAGAATCGATGGAAGTTCATCTATATGAGGCAAATGAAGACTTTAAAATAAAAATAGGCAGTGGACGTGTCCATCATCTTGAAATAAAAAGTGCGCATGAGCGGATTCGATATTATCATGAATCAATCAATGAACAAAAAAAAGAAATACAAAGTCTTGAGGCTAAAGTAGAACAAGCAAAAGACGTGTTGAAAAAAGCCTTGCAAGAGAGAAAAATCTTTGAAAGTCTTAAAGAAAAAGCTTATGAGGCATACATTGAACAAGAAAAAATTGATGAAGCAAAACAGCTTGATGAAATCGTAAGTTATAAATATAGGAATTCATAA
- the fliI gene encoding flagellar protein export ATPase FliI: MPEIDFNKYEKLMTKSYVKQMGRVVKIVGLTIESLGPQVSVGDACMITSVKNHKKVLAEVVGFKDNRILLMPLDDMEGIGPGSHVESIGHPLKVSVSNQLLGRILDGLGKPIDEKGPLYTEEQYTIENEAPDPLKRDRIKNILPLGVKAIDGMLTVGEGQRIGIFAGSGVGKSTLLGMIAKNTKADINVIALIGERGREVREFIERDLGEEGLKRSVLVVATSDKPAMERQKAAKTATAIAEFFRDQGKNVLLMMDSLTRFSMAQREIGLAVGEPPVSRGYTPSVFSVMPKLLERTGNSDCGSITALYTVLVDGDDMNEPITDAARGILDGHIVLSRRLANKNHYPAIDILQSVSRVMTEVVTPEHKEYANYLTSIVATYRESEDLINIGAYSRGSNPEIDEAINNIKAINNFLQQKVDEQFSIDQVKQALENIYSNRTSE; the protein is encoded by the coding sequence ATGCCGGAAATTGATTTCAATAAATATGAAAAGCTGATGACTAAATCCTATGTAAAGCAAATGGGACGTGTCGTAAAAATCGTCGGATTGACAATTGAATCTTTAGGACCCCAGGTTTCTGTCGGTGATGCGTGTATGATTACTTCGGTGAAGAATCATAAAAAAGTATTAGCTGAAGTTGTCGGATTCAAAGATAATCGAATTTTGTTAATGCCCTTGGATGATATGGAAGGTATAGGTCCAGGAAGTCATGTTGAATCCATAGGACATCCATTAAAAGTTTCAGTGTCTAATCAACTATTGGGACGTATATTAGATGGTCTTGGAAAACCAATTGATGAAAAAGGACCGCTATATACAGAAGAACAATATACAATAGAAAATGAAGCACCGGATCCATTAAAACGTGATCGCATAAAAAACATTTTACCGCTGGGAGTTAAAGCTATTGATGGAATGCTAACTGTCGGTGAAGGACAAAGAATTGGGATTTTTGCCGGAAGTGGCGTGGGAAAAAGCACCTTGCTTGGGATGATAGCTAAAAATACAAAAGCAGACATTAATGTGATTGCGCTCATAGGTGAACGGGGACGTGAAGTTCGTGAGTTTATTGAACGTGATTTGGGAGAAGAAGGATTAAAACGTTCTGTCTTAGTTGTAGCAACATCGGATAAACCGGCAATGGAGCGTCAAAAAGCGGCTAAGACTGCGACGGCGATAGCAGAATTTTTCCGAGATCAAGGCAAAAATGTATTATTGATGATGGATTCATTGACGCGTTTTTCTATGGCACAACGTGAAATTGGCTTGGCTGTTGGAGAACCACCCGTTAGTCGGGGGTATACGCCTTCTGTTTTTAGCGTGATGCCAAAGTTGCTTGAACGAACCGGAAATTCTGACTGTGGCTCAATCACAGCGTTATATACAGTGCTAGTTGATGGAGATGACATGAATGAACCCATAACAGACGCCGCACGTGGAATCCTTGATGGACATATTGTTCTTTCGCGGCGACTAGCTAATAAAAATCATTATCCGGCTATTGATATATTACAAAGTGTGTCTAGGGTAATGACAGAAGTGGTAACGCCGGAGCATAAAGAATATGCGAATTATTTAACTTCAATAGTAGCTACATATCGAGAATCAGAAGATTTAATTAATATTGGAGCCTATTCAAGGGGAAGCAACCCGGAAATTGATGAAGCGATTAATAACATAAAAGCAATTAATAATTTTTTGCAACAAAAGGTTGATGAGCAATTTAGTATTGACCAGGTCAAACAAGCATTGGAAAATATCTATTCGAATCGAACAAGCGAATGA